From the genome of Methanobrevibacter sp., one region includes:
- a CDS encoding right-handed parallel beta-helix repeat-containing protein, with protein sequence MGDSIYLNDTTYTSKGSYIIVNKDITIYGSPSKNTVLDGGGKSGIFLINRKINVNLINVTLTNGYSANEGGAIENYGNLVIVDSIISNTHSERGGINCYDKSYLTVYNTLFEKNTAVSGAAIENNNYKGSVKIINSTFIENVCEEGGAIYNIWGECLVYNSTFSNNSAERGGAIYNNRGLLKVYNSKVISNYCSDLGAGIKSWGICEVYDSVIANNTNGVKQGGGFYVSEFSLLISNCLVANNSAVWGGGVYVEAKATLTVENSQIVDNVAERGGGIDINQGSLELTDSSVSNNIADTFGGGIYFAFLSSKLTNAKINNNIAKYGGGIYNDGVDVNITDSEISHNSASDGGAGYNKGTLLLNNVNLNSNDAANGGALYNKNVLTIYGSKSNGNKASMYGGAIYNDAQLTVDNLQANSNQAKFGGVIYTDVAANISNSKFNLNKASEAGVIYSTKQLKIANCEFSSNQITRKGGAISVGGGNVGIDGCLFKFNTGADEGGCIFIANGKVNISNSRFISNNAKSYGAAIDSSGTLNIYTSLFDDNQAYGAGAIDNGGELNIFNSNFTNNKADVNGGAIDNKGTMTVIGSVFENNVAGGNGGAMMARRSTTVSNSIFFSNYDADGYTIFNSTWDEISFSNNWWGSNNPDFGKFFNFNVSDEFTWIIMKFENATPLSQKADVIISFNEVANKNGIISKLKDTESLPIFEASLSNGDSLSIKNGTISKTVVISGSSITARIDNQSITLNKPQAPVKRIINNKNAIVDYSRKVTFKVQAIGEDGEPVGKGVVVVMKVGKTSYKVTTASNGYASKTFDFIPGKYTVTTTYAGYSVKNTITIKNVLKASSATKKKAKTIKYSASLKTSDGKSISGKKISFTIKGKTYSACTNKKGMATVSLKNLKVGKYAIAVKYLKYQVKTTLTVKK encoded by the coding sequence TTGGGTGATTCAATTTATCTAAATGATACAACCTATACAAGCAAGGGTTCTTACATAATTGTCAACAAAGACATTACAATTTACGGATCCCCATCAAAAAATACGGTATTGGATGGCGGTGGTAAATCCGGTATTTTTTTAATCAATAGGAAAATAAATGTTAACCTGATTAATGTGACGTTAACTAACGGATATTCTGCTAATGAAGGTGGGGCAATAGAAAATTATGGTAATCTAGTCATTGTTGATTCCATCATATCCAACACTCATTCCGAACGTGGCGGAATTAATTGTTATGATAAATCATATTTAACAGTATATAATACATTATTTGAAAAAAATACGGCCGTTTCAGGAGCTGCAATTGAAAATAATAACTACAAGGGTTCAGTAAAGATTATAAACTCCACTTTCATAGAAAATGTTTGCGAGGAAGGTGGGGCAATTTACAATATCTGGGGAGAATGTCTTGTATATAACTCAACATTTTCAAATAACTCAGCGGAACGTGGCGGAGCGATTTATAACAATCGAGGTCTTTTAAAAGTTTATAATTCAAAGGTCATTTCAAATTACTGCAGTGATTTGGGTGCAGGAATTAAAAGCTGGGGAATCTGTGAAGTTTATGACTCTGTAATTGCCAATAACACTAACGGTGTAAAACAGGGCGGAGGATTCTATGTTTCTGAGTTTAGTTTATTGATTAGCAACTGTCTTGTTGCAAACAACTCTGCTGTCTGGGGCGGAGGAGTATATGTTGAAGCAAAAGCCACATTGACGGTTGAAAATTCACAAATTGTCGATAATGTTGCAGAACGTGGTGGCGGAATCGATATCAATCAGGGATCTCTTGAATTGACTGATTCTAGCGTATCCAATAACATTGCAGATACATTTGGCGGTGGAATTTATTTCGCATTTTTATCATCAAAATTAACAAATGCAAAAATCAACAATAACATTGCCAAATATGGTGGTGGAATTTACAATGATGGAGTTGATGTGAATATAACAGATTCCGAAATTAGCCATAATTCTGCCAGTGATGGTGGTGCAGGTTACAATAAAGGAACCTTATTGCTGAATAATGTTAATTTAAATTCAAATGATGCTGCAAATGGCGGAGCATTGTATAATAAAAACGTTTTAACAATATATGGCTCCAAATCAAATGGCAATAAGGCATCAATGTATGGCGGTGCAATTTACAATGATGCTCAATTAACTGTTGATAATTTGCAGGCAAATTCCAATCAGGCCAAATTCGGCGGAGTTATTTACACTGATGTGGCCGCAAACATTAGCAATTCTAAATTTAATTTAAATAAAGCTTCAGAAGCTGGAGTTATCTATTCTACTAAACAATTGAAAATTGCTAATTGTGAATTTTCCAGCAACCAGATTACACGTAAAGGCGGTGCAATTTCAGTTGGTGGAGGCAATGTTGGAATAGATGGCTGTCTATTTAAGTTTAACACAGGTGCTGATGAGGGGGGCTGTATTTTTATAGCTAACGGCAAAGTGAACATCAGTAATTCAAGATTCATATCAAATAATGCTAAAAGTTATGGTGCGGCCATTGATTCAAGTGGAACTTTAAACATCTACACTTCTTTATTTGATGATAATCAGGCATATGGTGCAGGAGCTATTGATAATGGTGGTGAATTAAACATCTTCAATTCAAACTTCACCAATAATAAAGCCGATGTAAATGGAGGGGCCATTGATAATAAGGGGACCATGACTGTTATCGGATCTGTTTTTGAAAACAATGTTGCCGGCGGGAACGGTGGAGCCATGATGGCCAGAAGAAGCACAACGGTTTCAAATTCAATATTCTTCTCAAATTATGATGCTGATGGTTATACAATATTTAACAGCACATGGGATGAAATTTCATTTTCAAATAATTGGTGGGGTTCAAACAATCCTGATTTCGGCAAGTTTTTCAATTTCAATGTTTCAGATGAATTCACATGGATTATAATGAAATTTGAAAATGCAACTCCATTATCTCAAAAGGCAGATGTTATAATTAGTTTTAATGAAGTTGCCAACAAGAATGGGATCATTTCAAAATTAAAGGATACTGAGTCATTACCGATTTTTGAAGCTAGCTTATCAAATGGGGATAGTTTATCCATCAAAAATGGAACAATTTCAAAAACTGTTGTCATTTCCGGCAGTTCGATTACGGCACGGATTGATAATCAATCCATTACTTTAAATAAACCCCAAGCTCCTGTAAAAAGGATAATAAACAATAAAAATGCCATCGTTGACTATAGTAGAAAAGTCACATTTAAGGTTCAGGCAATTGGGGAAGATGGGGAACCTGTTGGAAAAGGAGTCGTTGTTGTAATGAAAGTGGGCAAAACCTCTTATAAGGTGACAACCGCTAGCAATGGATATGCATCTAAAACTTTTGATTTCATTCCTGGAAAATACACAGTAACAACAACCTATGCAGGATACAGTGTTAAAAACACAATAACCATTAAAAATGTCTTAAAGGCAAGCAGCGCTACAAAGAAAAAGGCGAAAACCATCAAATATTCCGCAAGTTTGAAAACTTCTGATGGTAAATCCATTTCTGGTAAGAAAATCAGCTTTACAATTAAAGGCAAAACATATTCAGCATGCACTAATAAAAAGGGAATGGCTACCGTCAGCCTTAAGAACTTGAAAGTTGGAAAATACGCTATTGCTGTGAAATACCTAAAATATCAAGTTAAAACAACTTTGACTGTTAAAAAATAA
- a CDS encoding Ig-like domain repeat protein: protein MINKKILVSFLLVFLIAISVSAVSAADADDTVAAADTILPDAANGTGVQNAVDQAKAGDIVDLSGYDEYQFGDSSITVSGKDTLTIKGNGNTTIYGTGNGNGFFYIENSKSVTIQGIKFIDNNPKNNLTYGGSVNGWGVQFNGQDASGGVVDNCYFKDFSQAVVVKSCNNITVKNSEFYGGYATKLVNDPTVNKEQGSKVISVGGSFYTTIENNVFDGVVLDAISIAQASGDAKIIGNTFKNNVYSIFFGGASTDGTYITGNTFINCGYFNGTFNGEPVYWDEYPVISIQKAASGVYIDGNTFEVINNNFLIAAEQGNAAHGYPSTLGDINVTNNIIKKYDESVNPRTVTLLHILCRNGALNPYAEITVTGNTYVAGVRPLIVWSNEWGSEDKSPSNIVIPAADPVQTQIAITDVAQNGTVTAVLKDINGKGLASEDVSYTINGANATTVKTDKNGAIAVVGNANDEIAINFAASAKFAASSATITLPNTTVTKTEYVNVTVYVEVTLNDTSIITSDVTVNALDNGEVKLTLVNLATNAPIADAPVTFFIGDNTGVLYTDENGTTSYPFVYDAAGTYNLNLVYLGDNATKATTATSIIKVNKLATTLTHPNYNYKVKATKKVYITLKANNKAVKGKKITLTIGGKTYTATTSSTGKATFTVKLTKKGTFSYTAKFAGDSAYKAKTVSGKVIVK from the coding sequence ATGATTAACAAAAAGATATTAGTATCTTTTCTCTTAGTTTTTTTAATTGCAATTTCTGTTAGTGCAGTTTCTGCAGCAGATGCAGATGATACTGTAGCAGCAGCTGACACTATATTGCCTGATGCTGCAAATGGCACTGGTGTTCAAAATGCAGTTGATCAAGCTAAGGCAGGAGATATTGTTGATTTAAGCGGATATGATGAATATCAATTCGGTGATTCATCTATTACTGTATCAGGTAAAGACACTCTTACTATTAAAGGTAATGGTAATACTACTATTTATGGTACTGGAAATGGCAATGGTTTCTTTTACATTGAAAACAGTAAATCCGTAACTATTCAAGGAATTAAGTTCATTGACAACAACCCTAAAAACAACTTAACTTACGGGGGTAGTGTAAATGGTTGGGGTGTACAGTTCAACGGTCAGGATGCTTCCGGCGGTGTAGTTGACAACTGTTACTTTAAAGACTTCAGCCAAGCTGTAGTTGTCAAATCATGTAACAACATCACTGTTAAAAACAGCGAGTTCTACGGCGGTTACGCAACAAAACTCGTAAACGACCCAACTGTTAACAAAGAACAAGGTTCCAAAGTCATTTCTGTTGGAGGGTCATTCTACACAACAATTGAAAACAATGTATTTGATGGAGTGGTGTTAGATGCAATTTCCATCGCACAAGCTAGTGGTGACGCAAAAATCATTGGAAACACATTCAAAAACAATGTATATTCCATTTTCTTCGGAGGAGCATCAACTGACGGCACCTACATTACTGGCAACACATTCATTAACTGCGGTTATTTCAACGGAACTTTCAATGGAGAACCAGTTTACTGGGACGAATACCCAGTAATCAGTATTCAAAAAGCAGCTAGCGGAGTTTACATTGATGGTAACACTTTCGAAGTAATTAACAACAACTTCTTAATCGCTGCTGAACAAGGTAACGCAGCCCACGGATACCCAAGTACCCTTGGAGACATCAACGTAACCAACAACATTATTAAAAAATACGATGAAAGTGTAAATCCACGTACTGTAACTTTATTACACATTCTATGCAGAAACGGAGCATTAAACCCATATGCAGAGATTACCGTAACTGGCAACACCTATGTTGCGGGAGTAAGACCTTTAATTGTATGGAGTAACGAGTGGGGAAGTGAAGACAAATCACCATCCAACATCGTAATTCCTGCAGCTGACCCGGTACAAACCCAAATAGCTATTACTGACGTAGCACAAAACGGAACTGTTACAGCGGTCTTAAAAGACATTAACGGTAAAGGTTTAGCATCTGAAGACGTATCTTACACCATTAATGGCGCTAACGCAACAACTGTTAAAACCGATAAAAACGGTGCTATTGCGGTTGTCGGTAACGCAAATGATGAAATCGCTATTAACTTTGCAGCATCAGCTAAATTCGCTGCAAGCAGCGCTACAATCACCTTACCAAACACTACTGTAACAAAAACTGAATATGTAAATGTAACAGTTTATGTGGAAGTAACACTCAACGATACATCAATTATTACAAGTGATGTAACTGTTAATGCTCTTGACAATGGTGAAGTAAAATTAACTTTAGTTAACCTTGCTACTAATGCACCTATTGCAGATGCACCAGTAACCTTCTTCATCGGCGATAATACTGGAGTATTATATACTGATGAAAATGGTACTACTTCATATCCATTTGTTTATGATGCAGCAGGTACTTACAACCTTAATTTAGTTTACTTAGGTGATAATGCAACTAAAGCTACTACTGCCACTTCCATAATTAAAGTTAACAAGTTAGCTACTACTTTGACTCATCCTAATTACAACTACAAAGTCAAAGCTACCAAAAAAGTATACATTACTTTAAAAGCTAACAATAAAGCGGTTAAAGGTAAAAAAATAACTTTAACAATTGGCGGTAAAACCTACACAGCTACTACCTCATCAACAGGTAAAGCAACATTTACCGTAAAACTAACTAAGAAAGGTACTTTCTCATACACTGCTAAATTTGCTGGTGACAGTGCTTACAAAGCAAAAACAGTAAGTGGTAAAGTAATTGTTAAATAA
- a CDS encoding DUF3021 domain-containing protein: MKVDLIKRLAMGAFVGCFIVMLVMVLMSLERGPQNIDFNGVTVINAFLGSIVVGWGFSLTGLIYEREDIAFPLQVAFQMGIGMTILFIVAIYLQWMPINLGIGIIIEWIIIACIFAAISWCGFYIYYYLVARDLNNKLNN; the protein is encoded by the coding sequence ATGAAAGTAGATTTGATAAAGAGATTAGCAATGGGTGCTTTCGTTGGTTGTTTTATTGTAATGCTTGTCATGGTTTTAATGTCATTGGAAAGAGGTCCTCAAAACATTGATTTTAATGGAGTAACAGTGATTAATGCATTTTTAGGATCCATAGTGGTTGGATGGGGCTTTTCTCTAACTGGCCTTATCTATGAAAGGGAAGACATTGCATTTCCGCTTCAGGTAGCATTCCAGATGGGTATTGGAATGACCATATTGTTTATTGTTGCAATTTATCTTCAATGGATGCCGATTAACTTGGGAATAGGAATCATCATAGAATGGATAATTATAGCATGCATATTTGCAGCCATTTCATGGTGTGGTTTTTATATTTATTATTATCTGGTCGCACGTGACCTGAACAATAAATTAAATAATTAA
- a CDS encoding LytTR family DNA-binding domain-containing protein, with protein MKVNLFVSRDVEEPYADIHTNELTDNITKAMSILESDDANDMLAVKKGSDIALLEFGDVYMFRVENKQVKVYTDNREYLIKKPLYQVEESLGSDFVRISKTTIVNLKKVERVAPSLKGMMFIQLKNGLKDNISRKYLPDFKQALDL; from the coding sequence ATGAAGGTAAATCTGTTTGTTTCAAGAGATGTTGAAGAGCCTTATGCAGATATACACACCAATGAATTGACTGACAATATCACAAAGGCAATGTCAATTTTGGAAAGTGACGATGCAAATGATATGTTGGCGGTCAAAAAGGGGTCTGATATTGCACTTCTGGAATTTGGCGATGTATATATGTTCAGAGTTGAAAATAAACAAGTTAAAGTTTATACTGATAATAGGGAATACTTAATTAAAAAGCCGCTGTATCAGGTTGAGGAGTCTTTGGGAAGCGATTTTGTAAGAATTTCCAAAACCACCATTGTCAATCTAAAAAAAGTGGAAAGGGTCGCTCCTTCACTTAAGGGAATGATGTTCATACAACTTAAGAACGGCTTGAAAGACAATATCTCAAGGAAATACTTGCCAGATTTTAAACAAGCTTTGGATTTGTAG
- a CDS encoding 2TM domain-containing protein has translation MSDLRVIAERRADAKIKFYRNLCSYIIVNAMLAVINWYATPHYWWVLFPIFFWGIGVFISFLKAFVLMDKFDSVEYREQKIQKEMEKLRN, from the coding sequence ATGAGTGATTTAAGAGTTATAGCAGAAAGACGTGCAGATGCAAAAATAAAATTCTACAGAAATCTCTGTTCATACATTATAGTTAATGCGATGCTTGCAGTAATCAATTGGTATGCGACCCCTCACTATTGGTGGGTATTGTTCCCAATATTTTTCTGGGGAATTGGAGTTTTCATCAGTTTTCTAAAAGCTTTTGTATTGATGGATAAGTTTGATAGTGTAGAATACAGGGAACAGAAAATTCAAAAGGAAATGGAAAAATTAAGGAATTAA
- a CDS encoding 2TM domain-containing protein, translating to MDLREEAERRVDAKIKFEENLYKYLIVNSIIAVICFVFLQSFSLLFFVMFFWGICVLNDFFKAYPFSEVVSPNYREKMIDKELSKMGD from the coding sequence ATGGATTTAAGAGAAGAAGCCGAAAGACGAGTAGATGCAAAAATTAAATTTGAAGAAAATCTATATAAATATTTGATTGTAAATAGTATAATTGCAGTAATCTGTTTTGTATTCTTGCAAAGCTTTTCATTACTGTTTTTTGTCATGTTTTTCTGGGGAATTTGTGTTTTGAATGACTTTTTTAAGGCATATCCTTTTAGCGAAGTTGTATCTCCAAACTACAGAGAAAAAATGATTGATAAAGAACTTTCTAAAATGGGTGATTAA
- a CDS encoding diacylglycerol/polyprenol kinase family protein codes for MIFTDILALIVVYIYVAIIFVVAEMVLKTRPEVSRKFLHIMVGNMIFAMPFFSDPWMMVWFLTLPITIALFFLTEYSPVKIENSVTESGHALGLFFYAGIWTILIAVFTTIAPANDPKHFIWIVALAIVPMVYGDGFAALIGQKFGKLKYTVFGGTKSVEGSLTMFVITSVMSVFVWMTFSSIGCAMPEFNMGYILMISAVATVCEALSYGGVDNLTVPAITSILYYLVAAL; via the coding sequence ATGATATTCACAGACATCCTTGCGTTAATTGTCGTATATATTTATGTAGCTATCATTTTTGTGGTAGCTGAAATGGTTTTAAAGACAAGACCTGAAGTTTCACGTAAATTCCTGCATATCATGGTAGGTAACATGATATTTGCCATGCCGTTTTTCTCAGATCCATGGATGATGGTTTGGTTTTTAACTCTGCCGATTACAATCGCATTGTTCTTCTTGACTGAATATTCACCTGTCAAAATTGAAAACAGCGTCACAGAATCCGGCCATGCATTAGGACTATTTTTCTATGCTGGAATCTGGACAATATTGATTGCAGTTTTCACAACAATTGCTCCTGCAAATGACCCTAAACATTTCATATGGATTGTAGCTTTGGCTATTGTTCCTATGGTATACGGTGACGGTTTTGCAGCTTTGATAGGTCAAAAATTCGGTAAACTCAAATACACAGTATTCGGAGGAACAAAATCCGTTGAAGGATCACTTACAATGTTTGTAATCACATCTGTAATGAGCGTATTTGTATGGATGACTTTCTCTTCAATTGGATGTGCTATGCCTGAATTTAATATGGGTTACATATTGATGATTTCTGCTGTTGCAACAGTATGTGAAGCTTTAAGTTATGGTGGAGTCGACAATTTAACCGTTCCGGCAATAACTTCTATTCTATATTATCTGGTGGCTGCATTATAG
- a CDS encoding tocopherol cyclase family protein: MNKSDLKRNYYMLKGPLAKKGYDWWWHSLTAYNKKTGEPRPFFIEYFVCNPALAEEEPTLGQLPENQEAGKKPSYCMIKAGAWGKNPKQIHNFYSMKYFDCPDDELNIRVGDCSLTETHMSGFSRVSEEDARDHPEYMCDAGEMMWDLDIDKQITFNVGYGASSLFRKLNSFEMFWHAEGIKTQYSGTIWLDGEEYEVIPEKSFGYADKNWGGDFTSPWLWISSCNLTSLKTGKKLNNSAFEAGGGRPKAFGISIPRKLLIGFYYEGKMYEYNFARFWNMVKIDFDFEEGDEIHTWRVNASNRNSRMEMVLYCKRDEMLLINYEAPDGQKRHNRLWNGGNGWGEIKLYKKDGTLIDHVKMENAGCEYGEYDK, encoded by the coding sequence ATGAATAAAAGTGATTTGAAAAGAAATTATTACATGCTCAAAGGACCGCTCGCCAAGAAGGGTTATGATTGGTGGTGGCATTCCTTGACTGCATATAATAAAAAAACTGGCGAACCAAGACCTTTTTTTATTGAATACTTTGTATGTAATCCAGCATTAGCTGAAGAAGAGCCTACTCTTGGACAATTGCCTGAAAATCAAGAAGCAGGTAAAAAACCGTCTTACTGTATGATTAAAGCAGGTGCATGGGGTAAAAATCCAAAACAAATACATAATTTTTACTCAATGAAATATTTTGACTGTCCTGATGATGAGTTGAACATTCGCGTTGGGGATTGTAGCCTAACTGAAACTCACATGAGCGGATTTTCAAGAGTATCCGAAGAAGATGCTCGTGACCATCCGGAATACATGTGTGATGCTGGAGAAATGATGTGGGATTTGGATATTGATAAACAGATCACTTTTAATGTAGGTTATGGTGCAAGCTCATTGTTTAGAAAATTAAACTCTTTTGAAATGTTTTGGCATGCTGAAGGAATTAAAACCCAATACAGCGGAACTATCTGGCTTGATGGTGAAGAATATGAGGTGATTCCTGAAAAATCCTTTGGATATGCTGATAAGAACTGGGGAGGAGACTTTACATCACCATGGCTTTGGATTTCATCATGTAACTTGACAAGCCTTAAAACAGGCAAAAAACTTAATAATTCCGCTTTTGAAGCTGGTGGAGGAAGACCTAAGGCATTTGGAATTTCAATACCTCGTAAATTGTTAATTGGATTTTACTATGAAGGTAAAATGTATGAATACAACTTTGCAAGGTTCTGGAATATGGTGAAAATCGACTTTGACTTCGAAGAAGGGGATGAAATTCACACATGGAGAGTAAATGCAAGCAATAGAAATTCCAGAATGGAAATGGTGCTTTACTGTAAACGTGACGAAATGTTACTTATTAATTACGAAGCTCCTGATGGCCAAAAAAGACACAACCGTTTATGGAATGGTGGAAACGGTTGGGGTGAAATCAAGCTGTACAAAAAGGACGGAACTTTAATCGATCATGTGAAAATGGAAAATGCTGGATGTGAATATGGGGAGTATGATAAGTAA
- a CDS encoding right-handed parallel beta-helix repeat-containing protein: protein MNKKGFIIILTVFVLLTLNFSVAHENSADVKSINVINDNQSLKASSPLIETHIDVVGNTTFDVVGDSFKVRLLDSKNKSISNSDLTFAIGKLIYNGTTDGNGVASIPLKLKDGTYRITTKFAGDSKYKSCSMTTTIVMNNTRIVEEGLSNAEIQKIIDSAKANNVILFNGSYYENVNLVINKRLTLLSNSNTILNSSSNKPAISISGKGSSSTTINGFNILAKGNGIEIKNSDYVTIANNRIKTESNGIVALKVNYLNVTSNKIMDNANNGIAIACANKSYITNNNISSSGENGIVLANSNEIYIKGNIIYKNTRNGIYVTDEIDGVRYKETSKNLYIYNNTVNNNYFNGIFIYKAGNNVSIKGNNIRYNSQNGISITEIGDNVIQSNEISNSVVAIKFNDEYLKPENQDISFNVMHHTSHVAVEARDTYYYDYGKQLEIGDNWYTDNMLICPKVSTNNLKFVVSQVGSNLFQATFYDSNGNIASLLPDRTLTYTSNGQTYTMTISGGTGVFTVDANDGDVIKATADSSHRDNTYSGDVKDTAHPSNGVSPTYDYPSIEYDPLYDDVGDGTGDGDGTGQGNGGDSSNGRNGSSNQRHSEHTGNSSSSQNMNPSNGGQNQVNDVSQSLESVSTTSQASASDAGSASDANSGTQSVAKKIIFDEDDIVRVAGISFIVLLMILTIGLYYRDDIKEMKSKL, encoded by the coding sequence ATGAACAAAAAAGGGTTTATTATCATACTAACTGTATTTGTGTTATTAACGCTAAATTTTAGTGTTGCACATGAAAATTCTGCAGATGTTAAGTCCATTAATGTTATTAATGACAATCAATCGCTTAAGGCCAGCAGTCCTTTAATTGAAACACATATTGATGTTGTAGGTAACACAACATTTGATGTTGTAGGTGACAGTTTTAAGGTTAGATTATTGGACAGCAAAAATAAATCAATTTCCAATTCTGATTTAACATTTGCCATTGGTAAACTGATTTATAATGGCACTACTGACGGCAATGGTGTTGCCAGCATTCCATTAAAATTGAAAGATGGGACATATAGGATAACAACAAAATTTGCCGGGGATTCAAAATATAAATCATGCAGCATGACAACCACTATTGTCATGAACAATACTCGCATTGTCGAAGAGGGGTTAAGCAATGCTGAAATCCAGAAAATCATAGACTCTGCAAAGGCAAACAATGTTATTTTATTTAATGGGTCGTATTATGAGAATGTTAATCTGGTCATAAACAAAAGATTGACTTTATTGAGTAATTCCAATACGATATTGAACTCAAGCTCCAATAAGCCGGCCATATCAATTTCTGGAAAAGGCAGCTCCTCAACAACAATCAACGGTTTTAATATTCTAGCAAAAGGCAATGGAATCGAAATTAAGAATTCCGATTATGTCACTATTGCAAATAACAGAATCAAAACAGAATCTAATGGAATAGTTGCTTTGAAAGTTAATTATTTAAATGTAACTTCAAACAAGATAATGGACAACGCTAACAACGGAATAGCTATTGCTTGCGCTAATAAATCATACATTACCAATAATAATATCAGTTCCAGCGGTGAAAATGGAATTGTACTCGCCAATTCAAATGAAATCTATATTAAGGGAAATATCATTTATAAAAACACAAGAAACGGTATTTATGTAACAGATGAAATAGATGGGGTCAGGTATAAAGAAACATCCAAAAACCTCTATATCTACAACAACACTGTCAATAACAATTATTTCAACGGTATTTTCATTTATAAGGCTGGAAATAATGTTAGCATTAAGGGAAATAATATTCGTTATAACTCTCAAAATGGAATTTCTATTACTGAAATTGGAGACAATGTAATCCAATCCAATGAAATATCAAATAGTGTTGTCGCCATCAAGTTCAATGATGAATACTTAAAACCCGAAAATCAGGATATTAGCTTTAATGTCATGCACCATACAAGCCATGTGGCCGTTGAAGCTAGGGACACCTATTATTATGATTATGGCAAGCAGTTGGAGATTGGGGATAATTGGTATACTGACAATATGCTGATTTGTCCTAAAGTCAGCACCAATAACCTAAAATTTGTTGTTTCACAGGTAGGTTCAAATCTATTCCAGGCAACATTTTATGACTCAAATGGAAATATTGCAAGTCTGCTTCCGGATAGGACCTTGACATACACAAGCAATGGCCAAACATACACAATGACCATAAGCGGAGGAACTGGAGTATTTACAGTTGATGCTAATGATGGTGATGTTATCAAAGCCACCGCCGACAGTTCCCATAGGGACAATACATATAGTGGTGATGTTAAAGATACAGCGCATCCATCTAATGGAGTTTCCCCAACTTATGACTATCCATCTATTGAATATGATCCATTGTATGATGACGTTGGCGATGGCACTGGCGACGGCGATGGCACTGGTCAGGGAAATGGAGGAGATTCTTCAAATGGTAGAAACGGATCTTCTAATCAAAGACACAGTGAACATACTGGAAACAGCTCCAGCAGCCAAAATATGAATCCGTCCAATGGTGGACAAAATCAAGTGAATGATGTTTCACAGTCTTTAGAAAGTGTTTCAACAACTTCACAGGCCAGTGCATCCGATGCGGGCAGTGCATCTGATGCAAACTCAGGAACCCAATCTGTTGCAAAAAAAATTATTTTCGATGAAGATGATATTGTAAGAGTTGCAGGAATTTCATTCATCGTATTGTTGATGATATTAACAATCGGTCTTTACTATCGTGACGATATTAAGGAAATGAAATCAAAACTGTAG
- a CDS encoding zinc-ribbon domain-containing protein has protein sequence MRCPVCGVWVEEGEEYCPNCGYDMYCIDEDDDF, from the coding sequence ATGCGATGTCCTGTTTGCGGCGTATGGGTAGAAGAGGGCGAAGAATACTGTCCAAACTGCGGTTATGACATGTATTGCATTGATGAAGACGATGATTTTTAA